From a single Lolium rigidum isolate FL_2022 chromosome 7, APGP_CSIRO_Lrig_0.1, whole genome shotgun sequence genomic region:
- the LOC124674703 gene encoding receptor-like serine/threonine-protein kinase ALE2 translates to MRPRGAALLLLALAVLSIYVPLGTASSTTITAYFFGLWSRARQQHSAPSPAPAPSPGPQHAYLNHPAHRHHGRRRHAAPPSFDRQDCSGITCSAPLTSTPIGSPCGCVYPMQIQLDLGVAPYQLFPRIDELEIEIAAGTFLKQSQVRIMGAGSSIQDPEKTTVTIDLVPLGQKFDTTSALLTSNRFLQKKVLIKSSIFGDYDVTYVHYPGLPSLLPTAPRSLGPVGSNEYPLGANIHNRSHQRINSKIVAIIALSAVVLVLTCFGIGIIWKYKGCQKPHGSGHASNSSITRKAGMRSSFSSMSSSPTSFPSTIATCPSTVKTFSISDLEKATGKFSFNKIIGEGGYGRVYRGIIEEGVEVAVKLLTGKHQNRDREFIAEVEMLSRLHHRNLVKLIGICVERSMRCLVFELVPNGSVESHLHGRDKIYGPLDFDTRMKIALGAARGLAYLHEDANPHVIHRDFKASNVLLENDFTAKVADFGLAKEASEGMEHISTQVMGTFGYVAPEYAMTGHLLVKSDVYSYGVVLLELLSGRKPVDMTQPSGSENLVTWARPLLTNREGLERLVDPLLPPATRDFEKLAKAAAIASMCVHVEAPQRPFMGEVVQALKLIYSGNNDETCSGSFGGGATEEESPWNDGRSCSWNDTDGTPPPPRIPGAPRPNRIGYSSEPADDASARRPRSTPSAVLDKIESLAMYDWSGPLRTRTRNFYRLRGSMSEHGHHPSDECSVEGDWM, encoded by the exons ATGCGGCCGCGGGGAGCGGCGCTGCTCCTCCTCGCGCTCGCCGTGCTCTCCATTTATG TGCCACTGGGAACAGCAAGCTCAACAACCATCACGGCATACTTTTTTGGATTATGGAGCAGAGCGCGTCAACAGCATTCAGCTCCTTCCCCTGCCCCAGCACCTTCTCCTGGACCTCAAC ATGCCTATCTTAATCACCCAGCGCATAGGCATCATGGAAGACGACGTCATGCTGCCCCACCATCATTTGATAGACAAG ATTGCAGTGGAATAACTTGTTCCGCTCCGCTCACTTCTACTCCAATTGGTTCCCCCTGTGGCTGTGTATATCCTATGCAAATTCAACTTGATCTTGGGGTAGCACCTTACCAGCTGTTCCCAAGAATCGATGAGCTGGAAATTGAGATTGCAGCAGGTACATTCCTGAAACAGAGCCAAGTCCGGATAATGGGTGCTGGGAGCAGTATTCAAGATCCTGAAAAGACAACGGTCACCATTGATTTGGTACCACTAGGTCAGAAGTTTGATACGACTTCAGCCTTACTGACTAGCAACAGATTTTTGCAAAAGAAGGTTCTGATAAAATCGTCTATTTTTGGTGATTACGATGTAACATATGTTCATTATCCCG GGCTTCCTTCTTTGTTACCTACTGCTCCAAGATCCTTGGGTCCAGTAGGCAGTAATGAGTACCCGCTTGGTGCAAATATACACAACAGAAGCCATCAGAGGATTAACTCTAAAATTGTTGCCATAATTGCTCTGTCAGCTGTTGTGCTTGTTTTGACGTGTTTTGGAATTGGCATTATATGGAAATATAAAGGATGTCAAAAGCCTCATGGTAGTGGTCATGCTTCAAATTCGTCAATCACGAGAAAAGCAG GTATGAGGTCATCATTCTCCAGTATGAGTAGCTCGCCAACATCTTTCCCTTCAACGATAGCAACCTGCCCTTCAACAGTCAAGACATTCTCAATTTCCGATCTTGAGAAGGCAACCGGAAAATTTAGCTTCAATAAAATAATTGGCGAAGGAGGGTATGGGCGTGTTTATCGCGGCATAATTGAAGAGGGAGTTGAGGTTGCTGTCAAATTGCTTACCGGGAAACACCAAAATAGAGATCGTGAGTTCATCGCAGAGGTTGAGATGCTAAGTCGTTTGCATCACCGCAATCTTGTCAAGCTGATCGGTATATGTGTTGAACGGAGCATGAGATGCTTAGTATTTGAGCTTGTTCCAAACGGAAGCGTAGAGTCTCATTTGCACG GTCGGGATAAAATATATGGACCACTTGACTTCGATACCAGAATGAAAATAGCCCTTGGTGCAGCAAGGGGTCTGGCCTACCTGCACGAGGATGCCAATCCCCATGTTATTCACCGTGATTTCAAGGCTAGCAATGTTCTACTGGAAAATGATTTCACTGCCAAGGTTGCAGATTTCGGGTTGGCCAAGGAGGCATCAGAAGGAATGGAGCACATTTCTACTCAGGTCATGGGGACTTTCGG ATACGTTGCCCCAGAGTATGCAATGACGGGGCATCTCCTCGTCAAGAGCGACGTTTACAGCTACGGCGTGGTGCTCCTGGAGCTGTTGTCGGGCCGGAAGCCGGTGGACATGACTCAGCCATCTGGGTCCGAGAACCTCGTCACGTGGGCGCGCCCGTTGCTCACCAACCGTGAAGGCTTGGAGCGGCTGGTCGACCCATTGCTGCCGCCGGCGACCCGCGACTTCGAGAAGCTGGCCAAGGCGGCGGCGATCGCCTCCATGTGCGTGCACGTCGAGGCGCCGCAGCGGCCGTTCATGGGCGAGGTCGTGCAGGCGCTGAAGCTGATCTACAGCGGCAACAACGACGAGACATGCAGCGGCTCCTTCGGCGGGGGCGCCACGGAGGAGGAGTCGCCGTGGAACGACGGCAGGAGCTGCTCGTGGAACGACACTGACGGAACTCCTCCGCCACCGCGCATCCCCGGGGCGCCGCGGCCGAACAGGATCGGGTACAGCTCGGAGCCGGCCGACGACGCGTCGGCGCGGCGGCCGCGGTCGACGCCCAGCGCCGTGCTGGACAAGATCGAGTCCCTGGCCATGTACGACTGGTCCGGCCCGCTGAGGACCAGGACGAGGAACTTCTACCGGCTGAGGGGGAGCATGAGCGAGCACGGCCACCACCCCTCCGACGAGTGCAGCGTCGAGGGCGACTGGATGTAG
- the LOC124671575 gene encoding uncharacterized protein LOC124671575: MAPTSVCPIAPRLAAAASVSGRPWSPPASYQAASARCWSARRGRRRRWAGLRARCAGAEPAVEPGSESAPEEPVGDVEQAKPQFDLNLAVVLAGFAFEAYSSPPEDAGWRETDEAGCQTVFLSNVFLREVYDGQLVVRLKKGTSLPAMDPWGTSDPYVVLQLNGQTVKSQVKWATKEPTWNEDFTLNIRKSLENLLQVEAWDANLVTPHKRMGNAGLYLETLCDGNKHDITIELEGPGGGGTIDLEVRYKSYDDIERDKQWWSTPFVSDFLAKSSLGSALRSVLGSETVNASQFVQSAFGQLSSFTDTKAQNPFDTESEVSERPEESLDNSIGPNELQQKKIDSKVSGDNSDSQSEPVSTAAVVKSEGNTPLDTKEPDDFWSAFTNTLNQNVIKNFGISLPEAKQLDGFDLLSSLGSKSREIAEQVYLDSGLATSDTSTSDGSETTPELTVGIDDKDSTMPTKEAAQASFPDINEVSRDVLSQTENILGALVILSKNFSSQEKGSETIDEADVKDGLIGEDQGAADSIDKAGAVASTKEPKDTKKADDTQQLFASAETAVEAWAMLATSMGRSSFIKSDFEKICFLDNGSTDTQVAIWRDSSRRRLVVAFRGTEQTRWKDLVTDLNLVPAGLNPERLGGDFKQEVQVHSGFLSAYDSVRNRIMVLIKYAIGYMDEEDAETIAKWHIYVTGHSLGGALATLLALELSSSQMTKDGVIFVTVYNFGSPRVGNRKFADVYNAKVKDSWRVVNHRDIIPTVPRLMGYCHVEAPIYLKSGNLKHALENKEILDDEDQGDEIGEYTPDVLVSEFMKGETQLVEKLLQTEINLLRSIRDGSAVMQHMEDFYYVTLLETVRSRYQAVDTTNEV, encoded by the exons ATGGCGCCCACGAGCGTTTGCCCCATCGCGCCGCGGCTCGCGGCGGCCGCGTCCGTCTCCGGGCGCccgtggtcgccgccggcgagctacCAGGCCGCGAGCGCGAGGTGCTGGAGcgcgaggagggggaggaggaggaggtgggcggGGCTCAGGGCGAGGTGCGCGGGCGCCGAGCCCGCCGTGGAGCCCGGTTCGGAGAGCGCCCCGGAGGAGCCGGTTGGGGACGTGGAGCAGGCGAAGCCGCAGTTCGACCTCAACCTCGCCGTCGTGCTCGCCGGGTTCGCCTTCGAGGCCTACAGCAGCCCACCC GAAGATGCAGGCTGGCGTGAGACCGATGAGGCCGGATGTCAGACGGTGTTCCTATCCAA TGTATTTCTCCGTGAAGTATATGATGGCCAACTAGTTGTGAGGCTGAAGAAAGGCACGAGTCTTCCTGCAATGGATCCATGG GGTACAAGTGATCCTTATGTAGTTCTACAACTTAATGGTCAAACTGTAAAGAGCCAAGTTAAATGGGC GACGAAGGAGCCAACATGGAATGAAGATTTCACATTAAACATTAGGAAATCTCTAGAAAATCTACTCCAG GTTGAGGCTTGGGATGCAAACCTTGTCACTCCACACAAACGCATGGGAAATGCTGGGTTGTACCTTGAAACACTTTGCGATG GAAATAAACATGACATTACTATTGAATTAGAAGGTCCTGGTGGCGGTGGAACTATCGATTTAGAG GTCAGGTACAAGAGTTATGATGACATTGAGCGTGATAAGCAATGGTGGAGTACACCTTTTGTGTCTGACTTTCTTGCAAAGAGCAGCCTAGGATCTGCTCTTAGGTCGGTCCTTGGATCTGAAACTGTAAATGCAAGTCAGTTTGTGCAATCCGCATTTGGTCAACTGAGTTCTTTCACTGACACGAAGGCTCAAAATCCTTTTGATACTGAATCTGAGGTTTCTGAAAGGCCCGAGGAATCCCTGGATAACTCTATTGGACCAAATGAACTTCAACAGAAGAAGATTGATTCAAAAGTTTCTGGGGACAATTCAGATTCTCAGAGTGAACCTGTATCTACTGCTGCAGTTGTTAAAAGTGAAGGAAATACGCCACTTGATACGAAGGAACCTGATGACTTCTGGAGTGCTTTCACCAACACACTAAACCAAAACGTTATAAAAAACTTCGGAATTTCTCTTCCCGAGGCCAAGCAATTGGATGGATTTGACTTATTAAGTTCCCTTGGTTCGAAATCACGTGAAATCGCGGAACAGGTGTATTTGGATTCCGGACTGGCAACATCAGATACCTCAACTAGTGATGGCAGTGAAACAACTCCTGAACTTACAGTCGGTATTGATGATAAAGATAGCACAATGCCAACTAAAGAGGCTGCACAGGCTTCATTTCCAGACATTAATGAAGTATCTCGGGATGTATTGTCCCAAACAGAGAATATACTAGGAGCTTTGGTGATCCTTTCTAAGAATTTCTCATCGCAAGAGAAGGGTTCAGAAACTATTGACGAAGCGGACGTGAAAGATGGTTTGATTGGAGAAGATCAAGGTGCTGCGGATTCCATTGATAAGGCTGGTGCTGTTGCATCCACCAAAGAGCCCAAAGATACAAAGAAAGCAGATGACACACAACAACTGTTTGCAAGTGCAGAGACTGCCGTGGAGGCATGGGCTATGctggccacttcaatggggcgttCCAGTTTTATAAAATCAGACTTTGAGAAGATATGTTTTCTGGACAATGGTTCAACAGACACACAG GTCGCCATTTGGCGTGATTCTTCACGAAGAAGGCTGGTTGTTGCTTTTCGAGGAACTGAGCAA ACAAGGTGGAAGGATTTGGTAACTGACTTAAATCTTGTGCCGGCTGG ACTAAACCCTGAGAGGTTGGGTGGTGATTTCAAGCAGGAAGTTCAA GTTCACAGTGGATTCTTAAGTGCATATGATTCTGTTAGGAACAGGATCATGGTTCTTATCAAATACGCCATTGGATATAT GgatgaagaagatgcagaaaCGATAGCTAAGTGGCATATCTATGTAACTGGACATAGTTTAGGCGGAGCTCTAGCAACCCTTCTTGCTCTCGAGCTTTCATCAAGTCAAATGACCAA GGATGGTGTTATATTTGTGACAGTGTACAACTTTGGCTCTCCTAGAGTCGGAAATAGAAAGTTTGCTGACGTCTACAATGCG AAAGTAAAAGATAGCTGGAGAGTTGTCAACCACCGAGATATCATTCCAACAGTGCCACGTCTTATGGGCTATTGCCATGTGGAGGCACCAATTTATCTTAAATCTGGAAATCTAAAACACGCACTG GAAAACAAGGAAATTTTGGATGATGAAGACCAAGGGGATGAGATTGGCGAGTACACCCCTGATGTCCTTGTTAGTGAATTT ATGAAAGGAGAGACGCAGCTTGTGGAAAAATTACTACAGACGGAAATAAATCTACTCCGCTCGATCAGGGATGGGTCAGCTGTTATGCAGCACATGGAAGACTTTTACTATGTCACTCTTCTAGAG ACTGTGAGATCAAGGTACCAAGCGGTTGATACCACAAATGAAGTATAG